A stretch of DNA from Lotus japonicus ecotype B-129 chromosome 4, LjGifu_v1.2:
TTTTGATTTTCATAGATCATTTCAAACAACTATTTGGTTTACGCCCAGGATGGCTCATACCTCATCGCCTCAATGTATGATTGTGCTCCTTCCATCATTATGACCAGTTTATCTCTATGTATTTCGCTGATTGAATGCATGCCTGTTCTGTTTTGTGTAAAGGATGTCTCAGATGCTCAGTGGAGGAATTTTCGAGGAAATTTACCTGTTCTTAGTCTTGTCTTTGGAATTTTCACTCTGCTGGCCACCTTGATGAGggctttttttaatttaaaagtgGGGGGAATGTCTATTGTCTggcttttgttttctttggtcTACCTATCATATCTGCATGGAACATGGTACGAAATGCACAGTTCAGTTTGATGTTCTTTCTTTCACTATTGGCATTCTTTAACTTCTTCAGTCTAATTTTGTGTTTTTTCACTCTGCAGCATCATATTTGTCCTTTCAATAGCTACTATTAACTTTCTTATTGTGAAGGTGCGTATGTGGAATAATTAATAAGTTTTAGTTGCAATTTGATTGTGTGATAGTTATTGTAAAAGATCAATAAGCACTCTTTTTAAAAATATCCCTAATGTTGTATTCTGTTTCTTTCATCCCTTGAATTGATCGAACGGTTGCCGAGCCAGGTCATGATCGACACGTGTAAAAAAGAGTGCTTTGGTGAGCAAGTTGTGATCAGGGATCTTTTAAATCAGTACTTTTTTTACTAGAGTAGAATTCTTTAGTAAATTATTTGAAGGATAGCTTTAAAGAGTGCAGTCTCCAAAATTTTGTGGTGTGAGAGAAATGTCTAAGTGATAAAAATTGTATTCTCTTTTCTCCTTCAGGGTAGGGGTATGTTATTATAGAAGGGTCTCATTTATAGGTTGGATAGAATGGCCAAAACATAAATGTTCCTTAAAATTTAGAAAGCTATATAAATTACTTGTCATCTAAAGACTTAAATGGGTTTTCTGCAGATATTTGCACGGAAAAAGTACTTTCCACTTGTTGTTTGGAGTTACAATATATTTTTCCTTCTCACTAATCGGATTTATGAAGGATATTCATTCTCTATATTTGGGTAAGTTGCATCAAATCGACTGTATTGATAAATTGTATAGTAATAATTCTactcccacttgagattttatgTATTTATATTGCAGACCACAATGGGGATTTTTGGACAATTACCGGGGCAGTTTTAGGTGGCACATATGTTTCAACTTTGGTACTTGTTTACTTTATTTAATTGAATTCCTGTTGTATACAAAGTCAGAATTGCTATGTATATGTGGTTCTTATCTATCTTTTCCCTAACCTCTTTTTTCCCATCTTGTTGGTTACACTGTTCTCATCACCGGCATTCATACGAAGTTATGCTAACTCAATCATTCCTCACATTGAAAGTGGTTTCATGTCACCCTGGTTTATTATTTAGAACTCTTACGGGCCAGAATATTAGAATTTGGTGATCTCAACATTTTCAAATTCTCTTTAATGTgcattttataaattatatgTGCATGTCTTTGCATTTGGCATACCACTGTGTGATGTCGATATAACAATATATTTCTCTTTATATTTAAACATAGTTGTTTGTGACAGTTGTTTTGCGCATGATAAGCTTTGGATTTGATTATCATTGGAGAAATCAAGATTCTCATTTTGATCAGGAGGTATTACTTTCTTTATGATATATATAGTCTCTTAACTTGATATGGTTGTGGTGATGACCATTTATTATGATGCTGTGGACAAATGTTGAAACTTCATTACTGAAGAGTAATATTTCATATTACTTCAAAggcataatttttttaacatccTATAGAACTTAGATTATGTTCAATTACTATTTAAATAATTTCGTCTTGAATTCTATACTTAACTTACATAAGGCTTGACTTGTTTAATTAGGTGGCCGCGTTTGCATATTTCTACAGATTTGACTTTGGCCTGGGGACAACCTTATTGAAATCTTTTTCTTTATATAAAACCTATTATGACTGTCCTCGGGTTTCTTTACTAGTCAATTTGTTAGGCAATGCATTGGTTGAAAATACTAACTTGCAGTATGAATGTATCTGCACATTCTGTCATGGAGCTGTTGATCTGTTGACTGATTCATGCGATTAATAAAAAGATTGCTAATATTTATTCGTTGATGATTGCAGAAACATCAACAACGTTGTCATATTTGTAAATCAGGAAAAGCATGCTATCAAGCTTTACAGGTTAGAATGGCTGCTATTTAATAACAAGCATGAGGTGAAATTTATCGTAGTTGCTAAGTTATTTTTTATGCTTCTTTCTTTTAGTGCTTACTTTAAATAGTTATTCTTTCAGTTGTGCATGTGGGGACATGTTTTCCGGttcataattttaattacattACCAGGAGAGAAGTCTACAGGATGACAAGTTCGGATATATCACATACCTTTGTTATTTGGTGTATGCACCACTTTATATTGCTGGTCCAATAATTAGCTTCAATGCTTTTGCCTCACAGGTCTGTGACTGtcagttattttttattttatttttatgcttGAAGATTGGCTTTCATTACGTTTGCATGGTTGTGGTCTCTGAAACCTCTATTGATCAATTACATCCCTCATCTTGTTATTTTCCAAAATAGAAGCTTATGGAAGATATTATTTGTTTGGATTGGAAAAGAAACCAAATTTGTCATTATTGTCTGGAATTTGATACTTTAATCAACAATTGTTAAATGTAAATGTAACAATATACTTTGAAGAATTTTCTATAATACAATCAAGCTGTTACAGTTGAGCCATAATCAGATATGCTTCTTTTTTGTCCTGAATGTTTCTTGTGTTGCTCACTGTTGTCAGTGTTTTTGAATGGCTGTTTGTGTTTTGTTGATGGTACTGGTTCTAATGTTTTTGCAGCTAGATGTTCCTCAGAATACAAATTCAGTTAGAAATGTGATACTCTACGGTTTCCGTTGGGTTTTAAGTCTTCTCCTTGTGGAATTAATGACACATCTATTCTATTATAATGCCTTTGCTAATAGGTGAGTGCTTCTGTACTCAGTAAAGCGCTGTAATATTTAATTTCTCAATCCAATTTTGTCCTTTGATAGctgaaatattttattcatcAATTAGTGGTTTGTGGAAGCAATTATCTCCTATGGAAGTGTTCATCATTGGATATGGGGTAAGAGAATACTGTCTATCTATTAACTTTTACTGAGCCAAATGACATAAATTGATACGTGCAACCAAACCACCCGCATAAGGCTTTTTCAttcttcattattttttttttcaggtctTAAACTTCATGTGGCTAAAATTTTTACTGATCTGGCGCTTCTTCCGTTTCTGGTCACTGGTACGTTCTTTGTCATTTAAGCTTCTAAGCATAAATGTCCAGATACAAATTTGGAGAAAGTCTTCAATTTTGAAGTTTCTATTGTAGGTAAACGGAATTGAGACCCCGGAGAATATGCCAAAATGCATTAATAATTGCCACAACTTGGAAGGCTTTTGGAAAAATTGGCATGCTTCCTTTAACAAGTGGCTTGTGAGGTGCGATCGGTTCTTTATCCTTGATTTCCGTTTTATTTTCACAAATAATAACTTAACATTTTGATTGGGTAGAATTTCAGGTATATGTACATTCCTCTAGGAGGATCTCGGAAAAAGCTACTAAATGTATGGGTTGTATTCACATTTGTTGCTATATGGCATGATTTAGAGTGGTATGCTCCCTCTTAATGATCAGTATAGTCCATTAGATTTGTAGAAGTTGCGCATTTTTTTACCGCATATATTTTATACTTGACTATTTTCATGGACCATAGGAAGCTTCTTTCATGGGCATGGTTGACATGTTTATTCTTTATCCCTGAGTTGGTTTTTAAATCAGCTACAAAAGCATTTCAGGTAATGCATATCCTCCTTTTCTGTTCTAAATTTTCCTGTAGTCCTAAATCTTGACTCTTAATGTCTAATATCGAGGTAAATTTGATTAGCAGGCTGAAAATTCTTTTGGGGAATTCATATTTCGTGAACTCAGTGCTGTTGCTGGTGCAGTCACAATTACTTGCCTCATGGTTTGTCCTTGTTCCCATGGAAGCTATAGCATATATGAATAAATCAACTCTTAGTTATTCTTTCTCAGTCACAATGACTTGAGTgaccattctttttttttttcctttgccGTGTAGTTATTATTTCTGTTTTGGTAGATTATGTTACATTTTGTTTATTAAACAATAATAGTCAATATCTTAGTTAATTGAGACGTTTGTCCTTGGCAGGTGGCAAATCTGGTTGGTTTTGTTATTGGACCAAGAGGCATTAACTGGTTGCTTTCTTCTTTCCTTCAAAAGGAAGGTATGTGTCTTGTTAACTTATTTGAAGTTAAATACAATGAATGTGAAATTAATTCAGAAATCCCATTTGATAGGGTTGCCGGTCCTTGGCGGCATGCTTTTAACATTTTACGTTGGAACAAAGGTATGGAATTTTCAGCATGTGTTCTCCATCCTTTGAATGTTTTTTTCCTCCCATTTTTGTAAATAATCTTCGTTCTGGATATTTGCAGATTATGTTGCACATAGATGAAGCAAAGCAAAGGTTGCCTTGAACCGGGCAATAACTTTGACCATAATATTTGTGCAAATGTGCAAAATGCGAATGCACGTTTAGTTCTAGGAGTGTCACTTATCCGGTAGTTTAGTTCTAGGAGTGTCACGAATCTGGTAGTGAACAACATGATTGGCTTGGAGGTACCTGTGGGCATGGTTTTTTGCCCTTTTTGATTGATTTCCCATTCAATTGTCCATCAAAATTGGGAGCCATGTCTTCGGATTTTGTTATCCATGTGATGTAAAAATCATAGTTCATAGAAGACCAGGAAAATGAAAAGGCACTTCTGTTGAAAATAGGGTTGGTTTACAACTTTACATGAGATACGCAACATTATAATTTTGAACTTCACACCTCATTACTGCAAGTTTAGTTTGTTACTTGTATTCCTTATGTTGTTTGAAGTTATGATCTGAGCTATATTCGCTTCTTGTGAGCTCCAGTATTTTGCAAAACCTTTTACCCCGAATAACAGCACATTAAGTAGGTAAACTATAAGATAGGAAACCTGTAAAGTAATGCTAAAAAAGGGATTTTATTTATCAGAACATGTTACATCAGCTAAAAATACGATTTAGTTACTGGCAATTGAACTCCTCCTTGGGTTAATTGCAAATCAACAATGGGTAATCGTGATAGGAAGTAATCATCTGCAGAGTTTTCTTTACATAATATAGTGAGAAAAAGTTGATGAAAAAAACTTTTAACTTCAAGAATCTTATTTAGGACGCATAAAAAACAGTAATGAAAGGTTGAAAGCATCAAGTTGGTAGGATAAAATTATCCACCAAAGCAAAATAAATGCAACAAGAACAATTAATCGAAGAACCAAGGAAAAATTTGTGAGCAAGCACATTTTCTGCCTATCATTCATCATCCGGCAATACAATTTATTTGATAGGGGGTAAATCCCTTAAACTATGGATAGCCATACAAGTGATACTATCCTGATACTTGGAATATTATAGAATACAACAAAATATCCAAACATAGTTTTAGTTTTTCATCCCCACTTGGGGTCTGATAAAGTGATAATAGATATTTTGGACTTTTTTTAACAGAAGAAGAGATCCCATTACATTAGTATTGAAGCTATCAAACAGTTGAAAGCTCTAGAGTTCCATTCCATTCTTCGCCTGGTTTCAAAGTGATGGGTTTTTCAATAGCAGCAGCTTCCACACAAACCATATGCTTATACTCATCATCACCAAAATCAGCCATAGACTTTGCTTTCTTATCCCAAGGACACAACTGCATAGATGAATAACAAATGAGGAAAGTAATAGGAAAACAATCACTTAGTGAATATTACTCCTGATGTCAAATCTGAAAGCAACACAAAGATTAAAAATGTGTACAACTGAAGGTTTTTTAAACGAGGGACAGAAAGTTAAAGTTATTGTAAGAAAAATGTTTATCTAACACTGTACTTGGTTAACaggaagaatttgaagatgaaAACAGGTAactagtataagcttatactccACTAAGAAACCTGACTTTTTACCCCATCCTGTTCCATtcttttcaaatttatattcTTAAATGGTATATCTTGAAATAATATTGTTCCACCAGTAATATTCATCAATAtcacaaactaagcacacaagaGGAGCCTTATAATAGTCACCAGCATCAGGAAGACCATCTTTACGCAACACAAATGATCGCTTTTTCTCATGATCAAGAATTGAAATCTTTGCAGGAGTGCTGAGATATATCCTGTCAACCTATCATATAAAGAAAAGAGAGCATCAGTTTCCACTCACTGAAGCCTATGAAACCCCAGCACATCAGGATCGGCTACATTCATGTCCCTCAATGTTAGTTGAATTGACCTTAATAAAACCAAAATTACATTCTACAGAAGTTTACTTATTTCATTACCATATCTATAGTAAGACCAGCATCTGCACTTTTTAAAACGAAGTAGAAAAGGATAAACCAGTCTTACTTCTGATGCAAATGTTATAGCATCCCCATGTTCTGTAAAGCGTTTCATTTTCTGCAAGTTGTCAAGATAATCCAGTGTCTTTAATCCCTCTACCCGAACTCCACTGAATAAAAGCAAACAAACTAGTTAAATGGAGTTCAAAACTGCAGACTACAAGTATAGCCCTAAACACAACAATAAATAAATCAGTGAATTGACAGTAAGCCAAAATACATACAACAAAAGATTCTGATTTCACCAGAAATGTTGATAAATTTGATCAACCtgaatatttaataaatttaaagcCACATTTTTGCCTATATACGACAGCAAAAGCCTATTCCTAATTGGTGGGGTCACTTGCATGGATCATCAAACAATGCCAACATGTATCCACAGATATACAAAATTCTGCCTATGAATACACACTTAAAATTGTATGTGGACAAAGTCATGGGATTTGCATGCTGCTCAACTCAAGAAACTATGATTTCAAATGATTTCTATTTCTATGTAGGAACGCTGAATTTTGTATCACGTTCTGCACTTTCAGTTTCAGATACCAAAAGCCATAAATTCACAGTTAATTTTAGAGATTCAAAAGTCAATACCCCACATTCTCATATCTACAAAAAAAATTGCTAATCTTAACAAGGAACATTTCACAATTTATGTCGTGAAAACAAGCTCATCCCACATGATAAGATAGCATAGTTTGATTTGCTGTTCACTATGTGGATTTGAACTGGTTTTCAATCAAATCCAAAAGTAACTAGGTAAATTTTACAACAagttaaatttataaataataataaccaTATTTATCAAGACTTTCATATTGAAGTGAGATAAAACACATTTCAAGAACTCACCTTATATCTGACACAGAGAAATATGTATGATTAGCAAAAGTGAATGAAAATGGCTCCCCTTCGTTGTTTGTGTTCCTAATCCGAGATTTCAGTATTAGATCTCCTCCAGGTCCCAGGGCTACCCTTCGACGGAACTCAAAACTGTATGCAAAAAGGGCATATGACGTCAGGAggaaatataatataagtattcaaaatatgaaataaaaagagtTAAATAACATCAGGAAGTAAAATATGAGTTAATAAAATGTGCTCTTAAATATAGGCcaaacttttaaaattttattatctATACCTGTGAGGCCAAATCTTCATGTCATCTTCTGAGGGTTTAAGAATCAAATCAACAAAGGCTGTCTCCGAAGCATTTGTTGGAAAAGGAGGAGGGTCATTGTCAATTGTCCAGAACCGGTTTCTAGCAAACCCATGCGAGGGAAGTGTACCATGATTTGAAAACTGCAATCAGAGAGCAAGTTTCCGTCAATGTGTAATCTGGGATCTCATTGTAAAAACAAAATTGTTTGTTTTTGGAAGGGCATTTTCAAATTGCGAAGAAATTCAGAAGACATTCTACAAATTTCAGTTACAAAATTTCAATtggtttttgttgttatttaggGTCTTAGATTGATTGTAGATTAAGTGTGACGGAGGAATGAACCAAATCTAGAAGGCTCATGTGTAAAGAATCTCCTTGTTTTGGTTATTGTCCACAACCATACATCAACAATGAACGTAAATGTTGAGAGTTATTAGCTTAGTAAAGTATTGGTCAAGCAAATAGCATATTTCCAGTTCAAGGGGTACTTTAGTGCTCTGCTATTGGCGGCTGAAAGCTAGGTATGCAGTTGTTTCTAACTTTCCTATCCATTGACTTTTCTATAATTTGTTTCAGTTATTTGGACtgttaattgtttttattagagacttgttGATTAACTGGAACATCTTGGTCCCCGACAAAAGTCTATGTAGTATTATCATGACAAAAAAGAAATGTTATCATGAGAAGTACTTACTTGAGGAAAGCATATTGGAATTCCTCCACGAATTGCCTTTGGAGGATCAAATATGGACTGCacaatattatattaataaaacaaGATGGATCAAAGATCATGAACTTCATTACTGGAGTTGAATTTTCCAAAAACATAATCACAAACTGATAGACTATATTCAAACAATTGTTACTAGCCCTGCCCTTAAATACTGAGTTTGATATTGTACCTTACTAC
This window harbors:
- the LOC130715137 gene encoding membrane-bound O-acyltransferase gup1-like isoform X1 gives rise to the protein MATSVTNNGSRSGQWQQKELFFLVTYAFIFYVIIIRRSLQLSHDHFKQLFGLRPGWLIPHRLNDVSDAQWRNFRGNLPVLSLVFGIFTLLATLMRAFFNLKVGGMSIVWLLFSLVYLSYLHGTCIIFVLSIATINFLIVKIFARKKYFPLVVWSYNIFFLLTNRIYEGYSFSIFGPQWGFLDNYRGSFRWHICFNFVVLRMISFGFDYHWRNQDSHFDQEKHQQRCHICKSGKACYQALQERSLQDDKFGYITYLCYLVYAPLYIAGPIISFNAFASQLDVPQNTNSVRNVILYGFRWVLSLLLVELMTHLFYYNAFANSGLWKQLSPMEVFIIGYGVLNFMWLKFLLIWRFFRFWSLVNGIETPENMPKCINNCHNLEGFWKNWHASFNKWLVRYMYIPLGGSRKKLLNVWVVFTFVAIWHDLEWKLLSWAWLTCLFFIPELVFKSATKAFQQAENSFGEFIFRELSAVAGAVTITCLMVANLVGFVIGPRGINWLLSSFLQKEGLPVLGGMLLTFYVGTKIMLHIDEAKQRLP
- the LOC130715137 gene encoding membrane-bound O-acyltransferase gup1-like isoform X2 is translated as MATSVTNNGSRSGQWQQKELFFLVTYAFIFYVIIIRRSLQLSHDHFKQLFGLRPGWLIPHRLNDVSDAQWRNFRGNLPVLSLVFGIFTLLATLMRAFFNLKVGGMSIVWLLFSLVYLSYLHGTCIIFVLSIATINFLIVKIFARKKYFPLVVWSYNIFFLLTNRIYEGYSFSIFGPQWGFLDNYRGSFRWHICFNFVVLRMISFGFDYHWRNQDSHFDQEKHQQRCHICKSGKACYQALQERSLQDDKFGYITYLCYLVYAPLYIAGPIISFNAFASQLDVPQNTNSVRNVILYGFRWVLSLLLVELMTHLFYYNAFANSGLWKQLSPMEVFIIGYGVLNFMWLKFLLIWRFFRFWSLVNGIETPENMPKCINNCHNLEGFWKNWHASFNKWLVRYMYIPLGGSRKKLLNVWVVFTFVAIWHDLEWKLLSWAWLTCLFFIPELVFKSATKAFQAENSFGEFIFRELSAVAGAVTITCLMVANLVGFVIGPRGINWLLSSFLQKEGLPVLGGMLLTFYVGTKIMLHIDEAKQRLP
- the LOC130715137 gene encoding membrane-bound O-acyltransferase gup1-like isoform X3, with amino-acid sequence MAHTSSPQYAQWRNFRGNLPVLSLVFGIFTLLATLMRAFFNLKVGGMSIVWLLFSLVYLSYLHGTCIIFVLSIATINFLIVKIFARKKYFPLVVWSYNIFFLLTNRIYEGYSFSIFGPQWGFLDNYRGSFRWHICFNFVVLRMISFGFDYHWRNQDSHFDQEKHQQRCHICKSGKACYQALQERSLQDDKFGYITYLCYLVYAPLYIAGPIISFNAFASQLDVPQNTNSVRNVILYGFRWVLSLLLVELMTHLFYYNAFANSGLWKQLSPMEVFIIGYGVLNFMWLKFLLIWRFFRFWSLVNGIETPENMPKCINNCHNLEGFWKNWHASFNKWLVRYMYIPLGGSRKKLLNVWVVFTFVAIWHDLEWKLLSWAWLTCLFFIPELVFKSATKAFQQAENSFGEFIFRELSAVAGAVTITCLMVANLVGFVIGPRGINWLLSSFLQKEGLPVLGGMLLTFYVGTKIMLHIDEAKQRLP
- the LOC130715139 gene encoding putative glucose-6-phosphate 1-epimerase isoform X2 produces the protein MSSYDLLKGINGLDKILIRDATATATGCSAEVYLYGAHVTSWKNDHGEEELLFVSSKSIFDPPKAIRGGIPICFPQFSNHGTLPSHGFARNRFWTIDNDPPPFPTNASETAFVDLILKPSEDDMKIWPHSFEFRRRVALGPGGDLILKSRIRNTNNEGEPFSFTFANHTYFSVSDISGVRVEGLKTLDYLDNLQKMKRFTEHGDAITFASEVDRIYLSTPAKISILDHEKKRSFVLRKDGLPDAVILCPWDKKAKSMADFGDDEYKHMVCVEAAAIEKPITLKPGEEWNGTLELSTV
- the LOC130715139 gene encoding putative glucose-6-phosphate 1-epimerase isoform X1, yielding MSSYDLLKGINGLDKILIRDATATATGCSAEVYLYGAHVTSWKNDHGEEELLFVSSKSIFDPPKAIRGGIPICFPQFSNHGTLPSHGFARNRFWTIDNDPPPFPTNASETAFVDLILKPSEDDMKIWPHSFEFRRRVALGPGGDLILKSRIRNTNNEGEPFSFTFANHTYFSVSDISGVRVEGLKTLDYLDNLQKMKRFTEHGDAITFASEVDRIYLSTPAKISILDHEKKRSFVLRKDGLPDAVVSLG